Proteins encoded by one window of Cannabis sativa cultivar Pink pepper isolate KNU-18-1 chromosome 4, ASM2916894v1, whole genome shotgun sequence:
- the LOC133037240 gene encoding uncharacterized protein LOC133037240 produces MNSNHQMFFIPWNIGMHWTLVVVAPNKIIHLNPLKGRPIPEQIEQMIGRAFMYIGDAHQYLGPWQGIAQANCPRQPKSQECGFYVLKYMTDIVARANPNRYIEDQKAFGGKKQYDPKTEILPLQRKWIEQLMAVIHGDD; encoded by the exons atgaacagcaaccaccaaatgttctttattccttggaatatcgg gatgcattggacgctagtggtggttgcgccaaacaaaattatccatttaaaccctctaaaaggccgcccaattcccgaacaaatagaacaaatgatcggaag ggcattcatgtatataggggacgcacatcagtatcttggcccgtggcaaggaattgcacaagcaaactgtccaagacaacctaaaagccaagaatgcggtttttatgttttgaaatatatgactgacatcgtcgcacgtgcaaaccccaaccgttacatagaagatcaaaaagct tttgggggtaagaagcaatacgatccaaaaacagaaattttaccactacagcgaaagtggatcgaacaattgatggcggtgattcacggtgacgattga